The genome window TCGTCGGCGCTCGACGCCGCGAAGAGCGGCGTGAAGTCGGTGCACATCGTCGACGGCCGGATCGAGCACTCGGTACTGCTGGAAATCCTGACCGAGCAGCCGTTCGGCACGATGATCCGCTCGCATTGAGCAAGCGCAGCAAGACCGCCACACCCGACTTGCCGGCCCCGCTGCGGCGCCGGCGCGTGTCGCGCAGCCGGCCCCGCGCCGGCGCGCCGGTGTGGCTGTTCGATCTCGACAATACCCTTCACCACGCATCGCACGCGATCTTTCCCGAGATCAACCGCGCGATGACGCAGTACATCATCGATGCGCTGCAGGTCGAGCGCGCCGAAGCCGACCGCCTGCGCACCGGCTACACCGAGCGCTACGGCGCCGCGCTGCTCGGCCTCACGCGCCATCATCCGATCGACCCGCACGACTTCCTGCGCGTCGTCCACACGTTTTCCGACCTGCCGGCGATGGTGCGCGCCGAGCGCGGCCTCGCGCGCATCGTCGCCGCGCTGCCGGGCCGCAAGCTGATCCTGACCAACGCGCCGGAGAACTATGCACGCGCGGTGCTGCGCGAGCTGCGCATCGAGCGGCTGTTCGAGCGCGTGATCGCGATCGAGCACATGCGCGACCGCCGCACGTGGCGCGCGAAGCCCGATCACACGATGCTGCGCCGGACGCTGCGCGCCGCGAACGCACGCATGGCCGATGCGATCCTCGTCGAGGATACGCGCGGCCACCTGAAGCGCTACAAGCGTCTCGGCATCGGTACGGTGTGGATCACCGGCCACCTGCCCGGCCATCTGCCGGTTACCGGACGCCCGCACTATGTCGATCAGCGCATTCGTTCGTTAAAATCGCTGCGACTGGGCACACGATCGGGGCGACAAAAATGCAGCCGACTTACCCGCAGGACCAAGCCGTAAAGGAAGACCAGGCCACATCGTCCCGCCCGCGCCCGAAACCGGGCGAGCGGCGCGTGATGATCCTGCAGACGCTCGCGGCGATGCTCGAGGCGCCGAAACCCGAGAAAATCACGACCGCCGCGCTCGCGGCCCGGCTCGACGTGTCGGAAGCCGCGCTGTACCGGCACTTCACCAGCAAGGCGAAGATGTACGAAGGGCTGATCGAGTTCATCGAGCAGGCGCTGTTCGGGCTCGTGAACCAGATCGTCGCGAAGGAGCCGAACGGCGTGCAGCAGGCGCGCACGATCGCGCTGACGATGCTCAACTTCGCCGCGAAGAACCCGGGCATGACACGCGTGCTGACCGGCGAGGCGCTGGTCGGCGAGGACGAGCGGCTGACCGAACGCGTGAACCAGCTGCTCGACCGCATCGAGGCGACCGTCAAGCAATGCCTGCGCGTCGCGCGCACGGAGGCGAACGCGCCGCAGGACGGCGCGACACCGTTCGTGCTGCCGGCCGACTACGATCCGGCCGCCCGCGCAAGCCTGCTCGTGAGCTACGTGATCGGCCGGTGGCATCGCTTCGCGAAGGGCGGGTTCCAGAAACCGCCGGGCGAGCAGGCCGACGCGCATTTGCGGCTGATCCTGCAGTGAGATGACGCCGGCGCGACGCCCTGCCCGCGCGCCTGAATCCGCGCTCCGCAATTTCCGCTATACTTTGCCGACTGTCGCCCCTCGGGCGGCAGCCAGACACGCGCCGATTTGCTGACTCGATTGCGGGCGCGCGAACCAGCCAGGGCCTTGATTCGTCCTCGCCCCGGCGGTTCACTACAAATGCGGCTAAAGAGGTCGTCAGCCGCGCATCTCCGACTCCGCGCATCGCCGACACCATTTAGCTGCCCAGTCATAAGGCGGAACGAATGGAATCGATCGGCATCGTCGCTCCACAGACCATGCACTTCGCCGAACCGCTGCGCTTGCAAAGCGGCAGCGTGCTCGGCAACTATCAGCTCGTCGTCGAGACGTACGGCGAACTCAACGCCGCGCGCTCGAACGCGGTGCTCGTCTGCCACGCGCTCAACGCGTCGCACCACGTCGCCGGCGTCTACGCGGACGATCCGCGCAGCACCGGCTGGTGGGACAACATGGTCGGCCCGGGCAAGCCGCTCGACACCAACCGCTTCTTCGTGATCGGCGTGAACAACCTCGGCTCGTGCTTCGGCTCGACCGGCCCGATGAGCGTCGACCCGTCGTCCGGCAAGCCGTACGGCGCGAGCTTCCCGGTCGTCACCGTCGAGGACTGGGTGCACGCGCAGGCGCGCGTCGCGGATGCATTCGGCATCGAGCGCTTCGCCGCGGTGATGGGCGGCAGCCTCGGCGGGATGCAGGCGCTCGCGTGGAGCCTGATGTATCCGGAGCGCGTCGCGCACTGCATCGACATCGCGTCGACGCCGAAGCTGTCCGCGCAGAACATCGCGTTCAACGAGGTCGCGCGCTCGGCGATCCTGTCCGATCCCGATTTCCACGGCGGCGACTACTACGCGCACGGCGTGAAGCCGAAGCGCGGCCTGCGCGTCGCGCGGATGATCGGCCACATCACGTACCTGTCCGACGACGACATGGCCGAGAAATTCGGCCGTGCGCTGCGCCGCGCCGACGGCGCGCTCGACGCGTACAACTTCAGCTTCGACGTCGAGTTCGAGGTCGAGTCGTACCTGCGCTACCAGGGCGACAAGTTCGCCGACTACTTCGACGCGAACACCTACCTGCTGATCACGCGCGCGCTCGACTACTTCGACCCGGCCAAGGCGTTCGACGGCAACCTGAAGGCCGCGCTCGCGCACACGCAGGCGAAATACCTGATCGCGAGCTTCTCGACCGACTGGCGTTTCGCGCCGGCCCGCTCGCGCGAGATCGTGAAGGCGCTGCTCGACAACAAGCGCACGGTCAGCTACGCGGAAATCGACGCGCCGCACGGCCACGACGCGTTCCTGCTCGACGACGCGCGCTATCACAACCTGATCCGCGCGTATTACGAACGAATCGCCACCGAGGTGGGCGCATGAACCAGCAAGCGCTGAATTCCCTGTCCGCGCGCGCGGACTTCCGCACGATCGCGCGCTGGGTCGAACCGCGCTCGACGGTGCT of Burkholderia sp. HI2500 contains these proteins:
- a CDS encoding pyrimidine 5'-nucleotidase, whose product is MSKRSKTATPDLPAPLRRRRVSRSRPRAGAPVWLFDLDNTLHHASHAIFPEINRAMTQYIIDALQVERAEADRLRTGYTERYGAALLGLTRHHPIDPHDFLRVVHTFSDLPAMVRAERGLARIVAALPGRKLILTNAPENYARAVLRELRIERLFERVIAIEHMRDRRTWRAKPDHTMLRRTLRAANARMADAILVEDTRGHLKRYKRLGIGTVWITGHLPGHLPVTGRPHYVDQRIRSLKSLRLGTRSGRQKCSRLTRRTKP
- the slmA gene encoding nucleoid occlusion factor SlmA, whose protein sequence is MQPTYPQDQAVKEDQATSSRPRPKPGERRVMILQTLAAMLEAPKPEKITTAALAARLDVSEAALYRHFTSKAKMYEGLIEFIEQALFGLVNQIVAKEPNGVQQARTIALTMLNFAAKNPGMTRVLTGEALVGEDERLTERVNQLLDRIEATVKQCLRVARTEANAPQDGATPFVLPADYDPAARASLLVSYVIGRWHRFAKGGFQKPPGEQADAHLRLILQ
- the metX gene encoding homoserine O-succinyltransferase MetX, translating into MESIGIVAPQTMHFAEPLRLQSGSVLGNYQLVVETYGELNAARSNAVLVCHALNASHHVAGVYADDPRSTGWWDNMVGPGKPLDTNRFFVIGVNNLGSCFGSTGPMSVDPSSGKPYGASFPVVTVEDWVHAQARVADAFGIERFAAVMGGSLGGMQALAWSLMYPERVAHCIDIASTPKLSAQNIAFNEVARSAILSDPDFHGGDYYAHGVKPKRGLRVARMIGHITYLSDDDMAEKFGRALRRADGALDAYNFSFDVEFEVESYLRYQGDKFADYFDANTYLLITRALDYFDPAKAFDGNLKAALAHTQAKYLIASFSTDWRFAPARSREIVKALLDNKRTVSYAEIDAPHGHDAFLLDDARYHNLIRAYYERIATEVGA